Below is a window of Phormidium ambiguum IAM M-71 DNA.
ATCTTGAAGTATTTGTTTACTTGGTGCGTAAGTTATCAGGTTAATTGCTGTTTCGTAGTTAGCCCAAGTATAGTTTTGAATTTCCTCTACTTGATGCACAACTGTTGCTGAATTTACAAACGCTAGAAAGTAAGTTACAGTTTTGGCAAAACTTTTCCCTTTTCGAGTAAAAGTGTAATTTTCAGCGAAGGAAACTTCCTCAACTAAAGTGTAGTCAGAAATCCCCGTTTCTTCCTGTAATTCTCGACAAGCAGTTTGCACAGGTGACTCGCCAGAATTAGCGTGACCTTTAGGAAATCCCCAATGTCCGGCTTGATGTTGAATTAGCAAAAATGAATAGCTATTTTCTTGCCGCAAAATCGGAATAATCCCGAAAGATTCGTCTTTTTTGATTTGTGGTTCATTCATTTGATTTAACATATTCCTGTAACTTCTTTGCTTTGTCTAATTCAGGTACAATTGTTGCAAAGTTTTCTATTTCATATCCGAAAGCCTCTAATTGTGATTTTAATATATCCAAGGCATCATAATAGGTAAAACTTGTTCCTTGGTAAAATGCTGCATCAGCTTCAGTTTGAGATTTTTCAGTTTTAATTAAAGATTGATGGTATTTTTCTTGCAATAAGGTAACGTAGTCTTGGATAAAGTTCTGAAGTTCGTGATTCATTATCTTCTCTCCTGAAGAATACCTTCGAGAATGATTTTTTGCTCTTGCTGACGCGCAATATCGCTTAACCATTTATCTTCGACCAGTGCGCGTTGTTGTCTGGGGTCGAGACTGCTAAAGTTAGGAATATGTAATTCAGGATTTTGAATCCAACTTTGATGTTCTGCAATGCGCTTTTCCAGGGAACGAATTGCTTTTTGTATTTCCAAGTCCGGTTTATTGACATATTGATTATAAAATCCCGAATGTTTCCCTCCCGCTTTCGCTATCTCAAAAGAATTTGACACTTTATAATCTGCCCTGATTTATCAAAAAGGATAAACTATTATAAATCTTCTTTAAATTGAGAACTAAAACCTGGACTGCGATTAACTATAATTGATTGAATTTCGTCAGGTTCAGCTTTCTTCTTTTTCTTCTTGTTCAATCCCTAACTCCTGTTGAAGTTCTGCGATCGCTTGCGGTTTAATCTTTCCTGTCTTAGACTCTTCTATTGCATCGATTAAGCGACGCGCATTTTGAGGCGATCGCAAAAGGTAAACCGTCTCAACCAAACTAATCAAATCTGACTCAGCAATCAAAGCTACATTTTCACCATCATGACGGTTAATTATGTATACCTGACGATCTTGTACTACCAAATCTAACAACTTAAAAAAGTCATTTTTCGCATCTGTTTGAGATGTGATTTTATAAGACAGCATCAGCTAATTTACAGAAAAAGGTACATCTACTATATAACATTATTAAATTGGCAAAAATGAAAAGAATTGTCAGTGCTGCCAACGGTAGGTTACGTCAACGCAAAGTCACCACCAACTTTCCCACACAAAAGGCTGCTTTGTAAGCTACAATTATTAAGGATTCTTTACAGAAATGTGATTTAGCGAACAAGTCTGTTAGAGAACCGCAAAAACCTTAAGTCAAACCTCACAAAAGTCCTGTACGCTCATCAATATGACTCTTCCCATTCGCAACGTAGCCATTATTGCCCACGTAGATCACGGCAAAACTACCCTAGTAGATGCTTTACTCAGACAATCCGGCATCTTCCGCGAGGGGGAAGACGTACCTGACTGCGTGATGGACTCGAACGCTATTGAAAGGGAACGCGGAATTACCATTCTCTCCAAAAATACCGCCGTTCGTTACAAAGAAACTTTAGTTAACATTGTGGACACACCCGGACACGCCGACTTTGGTGGCGAAGTCGAACGGGTACTTGGCATGGTTGATGGTTGCCTTTTGATTGTCGATGCCAACGAAGGCCCCATGCCTCAGACCAGATTTGTGTTAAAAAAAGCTTTAGAAAAGGGATTGCGCCCGATCGTAATTGTGAACAAGATCGATCGCCCTCAAGCCGATCCTCATGGTGCAATTGATAAAGTATTAGACCTATTCTTAGAATTAGGTGCAGACGACGATCAATGTGATTTTCCCTATCTATTTGCCTCCGGTTTATCAGGTTACGCTAAAGAACAACTGGAAGACGAAGGCGTAGATATGCAGCCTTTATTTGACGCAATTTTGCGTCACGTTCCACCACCAGTCGGCGACATCAACAAACCATTACAACTGCAAGTTACCACTTTAGATTATTCCGAATATTTAGGTCGAATTGTGATTGGACGGATTCACAACGGCGTAATTAAAGCAGGTCAACAAGCAGCTTTGGTCAAAGAAGGTGGCGAAATTGTCAAATCCAAAATCACTAAATTGCTGGGTTTTGAAGGCTTAAAACGCATCGAAATCGAAGAAGCTTCTGCGGGAAATATTGTCGCTGTTGCTGGTTTTGCTGATGCGAATATTGGGGAAACAATTACTATTCCTGATAATCCCCAAGCATTACCACTAATTAAAGTAGACGAACCTACTTTACAGATGACATTTTCCGTTAACGATTCACCTTTTGCCGGACAAGAAGGACAATTTGTAACTTCGCGGCAATTGCGCGATCGCTTAATTCGAGAATTAGAAACCAACGTCGCCTTGCGCGTTGAAGAAACCGACTCTCCTGATAAACTCTTAGTCTCCGGTCGTGGCGAACTACACTTAGGCATTTTAATTGAAAATATGCGCCGCGAAGGTTACGAATTCCAAGTATCCCAACCCCAAGTTATTTTCCGCGAAGTCAACGGACAACCCTGCGAACCTTTCGAGTATTTAGTATTAGACGTTCCCGAAGAAAGCGTCGGTGGTTGCATCGAACGCTTAGGACAACGCAAAGGTGAAATGCAGGATATGCAAGTTGGCGGAAATGGACGCACTCAACTTGACTTTGTGATTCCCGCTCGTGGTTTAATTGGTTTCCGAGGTGAATTCATGCGCTTAACTCGCGGCGAAGGCATCATGAATCACAGTTTCTTGGAATACCGTAACTACAGTGGAGATGTGGAACTGCGTCGCAACGGTGTGTTAATTGCCTTTGAAGAAGGTACCGCCACATTCTACGCCATGAAAAACGCTGAAGATCGCGGAGTTTTCTTCATCACTCCCGGTGTCAAAGTTTACAAAGGCATGATTGTTGGCGAACACAACCGCCCCCAAGATTTAGACCTCAACATCTGTAAAACCAAGCAATTAACCAACCACCGCGCCGCCAGTGGTGATGAATTAGTTCAATTGCAAGCACCAGTAGATATGAGTTTGGAACGTGCTTTGGAATACATCGGCCCCGATGAATTGGTAGAAGTAACACCAAAATCAATTCGCTTGCGGAAGTTAAGCAAGAAATTGGTAAAACGCTAAATTTGAGGCGATTATTTGACAGAAATTAATTGAATAATTCATAAAGTCCGCTGACTGAAGCGGGCTTTTTTTGTGTGAAGCACGATCGATCTATCAGTGGATAAAAATTGATGTCAGCCTAGTCAATGTAGTCTTGAATCATATCAGGGGGTTCCAGATTATCCGAAGCGATCG
It encodes the following:
- a CDS encoding bis(5'-nucleosyl)-tetraphosphatase, translating into MNEPQIKKDESFGIIPILRQENSYSFLLIQHQAGHWGFPKGHANSGESPVQTACRELQEETGISDYTLVEEVSFAENYTFTRKGKSFAKTVTYFLAFVNSATVVHQVEEIQNYTWANYETAINLITYAPSKQILQDVNQYLSR
- a CDS encoding type II toxin-antitoxin system Phd/YefM family antitoxin, which produces MLSYKITSQTDAKNDFFKLLDLVVQDRQVYIINRHDGENVALIAESDLISLVETVYLLRSPQNARRLIDAIEESKTGKIKPQAIAELQQELGIEQEEKEES
- the typA gene encoding translational GTPase TypA, with amino-acid sequence MTLPIRNVAIIAHVDHGKTTLVDALLRQSGIFREGEDVPDCVMDSNAIERERGITILSKNTAVRYKETLVNIVDTPGHADFGGEVERVLGMVDGCLLIVDANEGPMPQTRFVLKKALEKGLRPIVIVNKIDRPQADPHGAIDKVLDLFLELGADDDQCDFPYLFASGLSGYAKEQLEDEGVDMQPLFDAILRHVPPPVGDINKPLQLQVTTLDYSEYLGRIVIGRIHNGVIKAGQQAALVKEGGEIVKSKITKLLGFEGLKRIEIEEASAGNIVAVAGFADANIGETITIPDNPQALPLIKVDEPTLQMTFSVNDSPFAGQEGQFVTSRQLRDRLIRELETNVALRVEETDSPDKLLVSGRGELHLGILIENMRREGYEFQVSQPQVIFREVNGQPCEPFEYLVLDVPEESVGGCIERLGQRKGEMQDMQVGGNGRTQLDFVIPARGLIGFRGEFMRLTRGEGIMNHSFLEYRNYSGDVELRRNGVLIAFEEGTATFYAMKNAEDRGVFFITPGVKVYKGMIVGEHNRPQDLDLNICKTKQLTNHRAASGDELVQLQAPVDMSLERALEYIGPDELVEVTPKSIRLRKLSKKLVKR